The genomic segment agaaaattatttagCATATAGCATATAAAAACAACGTTGTGTTTCTCTCAAAAGAAAGGGGAGTTTGCTTGAAAGGCCATATGGGAGTAGAAGAAGAGGCATCATCATTCTTGCATGCTCCTAGGCCTGGAATCAAGAGAACTGGTCTGTCTTCtaacttcttcttctccttcttccaaTTAAAGTAAAGATCAATGCTTTGCAAAGATTCAAATTCTAGTTTATATGCTCCTCACAATATTCATCTCATGTACATCCATAAATCcactttcaaaacaaaatattttgtagttttgatgcatttcaataACTCTCCTTAATGCCCTTTTAAGATCATATAGATgtatataaacttcaaatcaagTGATTGTGAAATGAATTGTGATGAAGGGACCGCATGGACGGCAGTGGCACACATAATAACCGGAGTGATAGGGTCAGGGGTGCTATCACTAGCATGGAGCATGGCTCAGTTAGGATGGATTGCAGGTCCTGTAACCATGCTTTGTTTTGCTTTAGTCACCCTTGTTTCTGCTTTCCTTCTCTGCGATTGCTATCGATCTCCTGATCCTGAATTTGGTCCCAAGAGAAATCGATCTTACCTTGAAGCTGTTCATGAGACTTTAGGTAAGATAAGATACAAGAATATTCCAATTTCCTTTTCAGTTGAATCCCCCTATGTATATATCCATGCCCACTAGCAAGTTTCAATTAGAGTGCTTGCTTGTTTGTACATGAaatgaatttggattttgagatttttgcttgaaaattagGGAGTCATGCTTGCCCTTTATACAGGTTGAAGCAAACAAGTCAAGAGacttaaataaatatagatgGGAGACAGCAAGATTTGTCATTTGTGCAGCCACCAAACGGAATTGCTGAGGGTCTCAGGCCAAGGCCGACTTCTGCATGCCAAGCCTCAGCTTTATTTCTCCCCTTTCCGGGACGACGACGACTACTATAGAGTTAGAAATtgaaataacttaattattagGGTGACGAAGGGCCACATTCATTGGATTCTTTCTAAAGAatatcaaaatgaaaagaaacaacAGTTGACTTAGTATAGCATAAATATATACATGTCGTACGTAGCTAGGTTGCTCCAAGCACAAAGAACGAGGTTTTTGCAGGCTGACGATCCCCGCTAAACCATAAAAATGTTAGCTGgtctcttccttcttttttttctatatagattAACAGTGGCAGTTCCTCTTAACGTGAAGCTAATAATTGTGTTATTGCAAAGTcaacttataaattatttatagatgaaaaaagagaaacaatccTATATGGATTGAATAATCCATTCGTTCAATATGATAATTAATGTAAGTAAATGGaagactaaactaaaaaaatagaaattatagcTTGgagttcttttatatattaagaTTTATTATAGCTAATAATTATAAGGCTTAGCGAATGTcactattattgttttttttctttctttcttgtatttttaaagaactttagaagaagaaaaggagggctctttgatattgagaattgATTTGGACCATAACAAAGCAAGAGAGAATTGAAAAATGGTTGACAGGCATTATGATGGTTATAGCTATGCAAATTTTTGTCCCCTTGAGTTAAGTTAATGTTATGTTTGTGTATTTATTTGGTAGAAATATTATCACAGTGCATGAATCAACTGTTGGATTTGATTTAAAGCTGGCCGCGTTTCCAACAAGCTCTTAACCATGTGTGTTTTATGGTGGCTACTATTACTGCTAATAATTCAAATCATGTTGAAGCTATCGATTTAGAgaaagatttaatttaattatgctaTGAACATATTAACTAGCTTCTAATAGTTGGTGATTGCATGGACTCAGGAAAAAGGAACGCATTGATATGTGGCGTCTTAGCACAAATAGGCTTATATGGAACAGGAATTGTCTACACTATTACTACTGCTATCAGCATGAGGTACATCTGTTGTAATTTAAGCTACTCTCAAGTAGTCATCATCCAAGTTTGCATTTCCATGGCATCTTCGAATTTAAATCATCTTCTAATGACGAGCATTGCCCTTGTGGTTGTTTACAAAACAATTACTATTTTTTCTGATGAAGGGCAATTCAGAAATCAAACTGTTATCACAAAGAAGGGCACGAGGCTACTTGTGAATATGGAGGCTCTTTATATATGCTACTATTTGGAGTGGTTCAAGTTGTACTGTCCCAAATACCAGATTTCCATAACCTACAATGGCTATCAATTGTTGCTGCAATCATGTCAGTCAGCTATGCCTCTATAGGATTTGCACTTGGGTTTGCACAAGTGATAGGTGCGGTACTGCATCAGCTATTATTGGCCCTCCAAATCTTGTGTCGGGGTCATTGTTCCTGTAAACTTTTAGCTCTATCTATTCTGAATAGTTTCTGCTGTCTCTAAAATTTCAGCAAATGGATTTGTTAAGGGTGGGATCGCAGGAGTCTCAGCTTATAGGGCAGCTGATAAAGTATGGAATGTATCTCAAGCACTTGGAGATATTGCATTTGCATATCCATATTCCCTAATTCTACTAGAAATACAGGTATGAATTGTGATTCTGGATGGGTAAGTTTTTAAGCTGAAATGATCAAACACCAGTGTAGCTCTTTTGATAGACTAATTGTATGTGTTGAAACTTGGAAATCGTAAAGGATACTTTAAAATCACCTCCATCAGAAAGCAAGAGTATGAAGAAGGCATCGACAATAGCAGTTGTCGTCACCACATTTTTCTACCTCTGCTGCGGAGGCTTTGGTTATGCAGCTTTTGGAGAAAAAACACCAGGGAACCTCTTGACAGGATTTGGATTTTATGAACCGTACTGGCTTATTGACCTGGCCAATGCTTGTATTGTGCTTCATCTAGTTGGTGGCTATCAGGTATGTGTCTGTACACAATGTTCATGATAACAAGATAAGCAGATGCACCTTCGTAGCGTTCTTAGAAGTAACAATCCCTGAGATATTCACAATGTTTGATTTTGCTGACAGGTTTACAGTCAGCCATTATTTGCAGTCATTGAAAACTGGATTGCAGAGAAATATCCAGACAACAGGTTTTTGAATAAGAACCTCACCTACAAATTCCCACGGTTGCCAGGTTTCCAATTGAATCTCCTCAGATTGTGTTTCCGAACTATCTACGTCGTATCAACAACCATGATAGCAGTGATGTTTCCTTACTTCAACCAGGTTATTGGATTGGTAGGAGGATTCGGCTTTTGGCCCTTGACGGTATATTTTCCTGTGGAAATGTATTTTAAGCAGAAAAATATTGAGGCGTGGACAATTAAGTGGATCATGCTTCGAGCCTTTAGTGTCCTCAGCTTTTTGGTGACAGCGTTTGCTTTGATTGGATCAGTTGAAGGGCTGATGAGTGCAAGATTGAGCTAAGAGAGTGAAGAAAAAAGGGAAGAGAATGTCTTTCATCTTCCAATTATCGATAATCAGTAGCATGGAGATCTTCAATCTGGAATTCTCTTTTCGATATTGATTGCAAGGGGATGTCCTGAGGCAGAATTACTGATTGTGGTGAGGGCATctccaagtttttatttgaaaagccATGGATTCATCATCAGAACCAGATGGAACCTGGAATTGTTTGAAGCACGGTTCCTgtgaattaatattatataaaatgtaAGATGGGAAAAGCTTTACTTAATATGATACTGTGTGAAAAAGTGGTTGTTTTTCGAAAATGTCTATCTACATATCCAGGTAGCCAGCCCTACATTGTTAGCTTAGGCAGGATTCAGGTAGCCTCCAAAGTGAGTTGTCTTCATcaggatttttcttaaaaaaagcaATCTCCCACTTGACTAGGATTTGAAGGAGTGACGGCATGGAGGATTGACAAAGCTAAAGCACAAGGACTCAATTAAGAAGCCTTTTCTGATGAGGGACTACTTTTAAAGAAATTCGAGAGTACAGGTACCCCCCCAGCTCACTACCCTGTTGTCTCCGTGGCACTGACATGCATTTGCAACGAGGAGACTAAACAACTAAGAAATTAGGAGTCGTTGTCGCTTGCCACTGCTGATGATATGATACGATACTATTTCTGCTTTAAATAATGCAATCACCTTGCCttaacttttccttttccttttctttttttttttttaaaaaaaaaatcacatcagaATTTGTGTGATCAAAGCATCAATGGACTTCTTTCTTGCAAGTTGAACAAAACAAGACCATTCATTCTCTCTCGAGGCTGCGCGTGTCAAAATGATGAGCCACACGTACGTGGAACAACCTTAAACTGCACATGTTCTGCTTTCAAGGAATTCGAGGCTCCTACTATGGAGGCGGTGGTAAAATTGTGTGATCAAAGCAGAAAGCCACCCAACCCAAAACATCTGCAAGGACCTCCAAGGGGAGTCAACAAGTGAGAGAGTTGACCGGGTGTCTTGTGGGTGAGCTACCAGCCCACCTCTCACACTCTCAATAGCGTTGAAtagtttaataaaatcatgCGCCTTCGAtgccatttttattatttccaatttaatttaaccccATGCAGTATTTCATATGCAAACCAAACTTTTGTTTCTGTATATAAGAATTGACCCGCTTACCATTTCTTTTCTCACTTccacttgttttcttttctttataattttgctCCCCCAAAATTTGAGGCACTAGACAGTAGACAGCATTATAGTAGCCAAAGCATTAGCATTTCTCAAGGAGGATAGTGCGAGAGAAGAAGAGTAAACAAAAGACAAGCACACACAGATGGGCAGGATTCCGTGTTGTGAGAAGGACAACGTGAAAAGGGGGCAATGGACACCTGAAGAAGATAACAAACTCTCTTCTTACATCGCCCAACACGGCACCCGTAACTGGCGGCTCATCCCCAAGAATGCTGGTTTCTGTCCTCTCCCCCCTCCACCTTAATGTTCTTAATAGCATCATCATTCATATGCTATAATTTATGACcggatttttattgtttttttatgtcctTGTATGATTAAGGTCTCCAGAGATGTGGGAAGAGTTGCAGGTTGCGGTGGACTAATTATCTCCGGCCTGATCTGAAGCACGGCCAGTTTTCGGATGCAGAAGAACATACCATTGTCAAGCTTCACTCTGTTGTTGGCAACCGGTACACcaatcgatatatatatataattgctcAGTCTTTCAATACATGCTGCATAAACCTTTTTTTGGTACCAATTTCTGCTATTCAATGACTGATTGCGAAATGGCATCACAGATGGTCATTGATTGCTGCTCAGCTTCCAGGCCGCACAGACAATGATGTTAAAAATCACTGGAACACCAAGCTGAAAAGGAAGCTTTCTGGCATGGGAATAGACCCGGTTACCCACAAGCCCTTCTCCCACCTCATGGCAGAGATTGCCACCACACTAGCAACACCGCAGGTGGCTAACCTTGCAGAAGCAGCCCTTGGCTGCTTCAAGGATGAAATGCTCCACCTGCTCACTAAAAAGCGGATTGACTTCCAGCTGCTACAATGCAACACAAATGGAGTACAAGGGAACACCTCATCCCCTTATACTGCCACTAAACatgatgaaaatgatgataCTATTGAGAGAATCAAGCTTGGTTTCTCCAGGGCTATGCAAGAACCTGGAATTCTGCCCCCAAACAAGACCTGGGATTCCCCTGGTGCTACCTCTGCCAATTTTGCAGGCACCTGCGCCTACTTCCCTTCATCAGTTAATGCATTTTTATGTGGTCCATCTTCTTTTGGCAACGAAGTTGCTTTATCGCCATGGAGTCAGAGTATGTGCACTGGAAGCACGTGCACAGCAGGTGACCAACAAGGTAGATTGCATGAAAAGCTCGATGATGAGAATGGAGAAGAATCCCAGGGTGGGAAAGAGATTAGAAATGGCCCATCCCTCTTCAATACAGACTGCGTTCTATGGGATTTACCATCTGATGATCTAATGAACTCAATAGTTTAAGGATATTTACATCACAAAATAGGCAATGACACCCTTCATTTATTGACAATAACAGATATCTTATCacaaataatgaaaaatgtAAATAAACTTCTATACAAATTATACCCTAGAATCGCATAACTTCTTCTTGTTCTACCAAATCATTGGTGTTGAAACCCTTTCAATCATTAATAAGTTCCTATAGTATCTTCTCTTGCTAAAAATGCTATGTATATCAAGCAAAATATGATGACGAGGACGATGTATCTGCTAGAACCTGCCAGTATCAAATAAGTAGAGGTTTACAAATCACGAAAGGTATTTAAATCCTCCAACCTAAGGAATGTGACAAACATTTATAAGGCTACCTCGAGTTGTTCTTCAGTAAATGAATCTTTCTGGACATTCCATGTGTCCGCATGAGTTCGTCGGAACTCGGCGATTGCCTTTGTAACCGTAGATTTCACAGGTGAAGGCTCTCCTCCAAAACAAGCCAGTAGAGTAACATGATCAGGCAACCAACTGAATAGATGAAAATTATCAGGTAAAATACAAGGGCCAAAGCTATCATATTTATATGCATTCATATATTCCTTCAAAAAGAATCAACAATCAGATCTCTTCAAAATTCTGTAAGTTAAGGGTCACAAAATGGCTTTCTGGTGTGGCGTGTGTAAGAGTAAATATTAGAGTTTCCAGGAACCCATTTAAGTCGCTCTAAAAAAGTCCTTGTTCTCAGCCGGTTATGAcagtcagaaaaaaaaaagtagcaagAGAGCTTCAGCAAGTCTTAAACAAATTAGATTGATCCCAACCATGATTATGTCATTTGATAACGGTGTGTCTAGCACAACTATTTCTTCTTTAAGCTTCCATATAACTATGCAGGTACTTCAATTCGATCAGCCAATTTCTGCTGTCGTAATTGACATAATCCACGATTGTGTTATTAAGAACAGATAAAAAGAACCAGAAAGACAGACCTTTCAACCATCTCCCTAAGCAGCCATGCATTTTTGGATGTCTTACCAACTATACAAGACCTTGCTTCTCATCAAATCCCATGGCCCAGGAAAGAAGACAAAACTCTACTGTGCTCATCTTAGCTAATTCCAGAAACACTTCttttaagtttgattaattAGCACCACCTTAAACCAAGAGCCAATGTCCCTAATTACCCTCAAGCACTAATAACATGACCTGCATTTTGAGTTGGAACACGATTCAATGTCCCTAAGTATCCTCCATAGCAAGGAATAAATGACTATGCAGTTAGCAAACCTCACAAAGGCAAGAGGACTGAGATTAGAATTGCAATTCCTATGGTTCTTAAGAACAGAAAAATAGTCAGCAGGATTATAATTAATCTCCTCgagaaaataatcaaaactatACCCACAGAGTTTGAAGTATAGACATTAAGAAAATGACAACCTTCATTCATTCAGCTCTTGATAAATATAGATAGAAACGCTGCCTGATATTATTGTTACTCAAAACACTACTTCAACTAGGCACATTAGCTGGTCAGGTAACACTAATATGATAACTTGACCACTTGCCACTATAAGGAGGATCTGACATGGTTATGAAGCAACTTGCCATAAGTTGCATATCATCACCATTTCATACGAAACGAATAACATTGTAGGATAATTCTGAAAACACTTGATACAACTGGTTCCATATATTAACATGAACATACCTGGGCATATCATATGGAACTGACAACACAGAAGCCACCAAAGCAAGTACAGCACCATGAACAGATGCTATAGATTGGCCAGTTTTCAGATTCCTACAATCAGGTATACTATCTCTATGTCAAAATTACAAGATCATCCATACCAGGACTTGCTGCTTGTGTACTAAAAGCAAAACAGATATGAAAACATGGTATACCAGTGGTGATCCCACACACAATAATTAAGATGACTGTGAGGAACATAGATAGTATTTTGATGTCAAttagataaaaagaaatttcaatgcAAAAGGCCAACCTCACGTATGCTTGACATGGACTCCAAAAGGTGCATCAATGTGTGCATGAAAAATGTATACTCAGTGAAAGAGAAATCTAACTTATAGAACAGAAGATCATTATATAACCTTTGCTTTCTCTTCCTATGGATGGTATTCGCCTCCAAGTAAGCTCTTTCACGGAAGTCTTTAGCAAGATCTTCATTCCCACCCTTCACTAGACCTGCTAGAACTGTTGCAGCATGCTCCCTTACCTGACCAAGAATTAGCTTTTTATGTTGAAAGCAAAAATAGAATGACTTGTCCTGTTTTCCAAGGACTTCACTCCCTCGGTAACTCCCACGATGAAAGAAATCTTTACATAAAGGACTATCCTAATGCACCTGGTGACTTAGTATTTCACAACTGCTATTTTATTTCAGGAATCTCTGACATCTtatcacaaataaaaatcagTCAGGTCAATGATTATTAAACTATCAATTGAACAAAGGATTAATCTTCACCAGCTAATCTACATTTGCATCTAGAAATCTACAAAACTTATCAAATTGAAGATTCAGCTAGGAACTTGCCTCTACTTGATTATCTCTCAGGAGACTTTCAACAGTTTTccaaatttgttgtttttccaCATTTGAGAGGATGAAAGTATGCCTGTAATAAAAAGACCATGCCAACTATTTAAGAATCCAAATCATAAATACTTTCTTAACCCACACCCCTCAAGCTGATTCCCACAAAATACTAAACATGGCTCTAATTACTTTCAacgcataaaaaaatattcacattCAGATCTATAACAAATAACTTGTTAAAACATGAGATCATGGAAGATATAATTGCAATATATAACAAGTAATTAATACATATTCTTGTGTGGAAAATCTAAAAGTGAAATTCCTTGCTTGCTTTGAATAAGTTTGACTTCTTAATATACtgcaataaatataaatatgcgACAAAAACTGGAAATAAGAACTTGAAATTACCATGTTAACATGATAAAACAGGATCCACGATGTAAGAGATAAGGCATACAGCAAATGCACAATACCTATACATAAAAGTACGCAGATATGTCAAAGTAGCTGATCGGGTCCGCCAGTTCGGATCATTGGCAGAACAAAGAATTACTGAAACAGCCCTCTGGAGATGAGGTGCCCAGAAAATTCTCCATTTCAGCAATTCAAAACATGCCTTGGCCAGTGTTGACAAATCTTTATTTGATGTTTCCTTCACAAAGGCAATAATATCTTTGTCAGCTAAAGAGGCAGGATGCCCAATGTTATCGGCACGTTCAGGCAATAAATTCAAGTATGCTGTTTCTACATCAAATGCCCCAGAGAATTAAACAAGCCACAATATTGTGCATCAAATTTGCatccgagtatgtattccaaaTCACTGGAAACAAAATGCTGGCAACAAGAGAGAAGGGATGACCACAGCTTGTGCAGCAAAATGACTAAGCACCAAGTGGAAGATTTGTATAAAGACCAAATAAGGAAAGTGCACGCTGAAAAAGAATGTTATTCAGTTGAAATAAGGAGCTATACATTCccatttctcttatttattatgtaataaaaagcttcaatcttaCTATTTTCTTCCTAAGGTATGTGAGCCAACCCAAACATTCAAATGAGCATAAAAGGAATAATGGCAAACAATCGGGGTGTTCAGAAAATTTGGAGCAATCAATGCAGCAATTAGATGGAAACCACAGGCAAAGACCAGTCAAGTAacacaaacaaagaaaatgcaCCATACATACCTGCAAAGAAAGTACAGGATAGAGAAATTGCACAATAACATCCAGTAAATAAGAAGATCTGCCAGACTTCAACGTTGAGATGATAAAATGAAATAGCTGcatcaaacaagaagaaatatATTGATCAATCAGTCACTCTAATAGTTGTGGAAGCAAATATAATTTGTTCTGAAAATTAATACCGTTTCCATCCACTTAACATCATCTTGTGCATCCCCATTCAAAGACCCATTTTGAAAAGCCGTATGCCCAGCAGTCTCCAAGTTGTCTGCTGGACTAGTATTCTGAATATTTGTGACCACATCAGTAGCTCGGTGAGTCAGAATTAGGACCCACTTTTCCTCTTTCAATTGGTTGTCAGTCTCGCTTGCCTCTTCACAAGAATAATCGTGAGCAGATGACAAGTGAAGACGAATGTTAGAGCACAGCACAGCCAGGGTAACACCTATAGCTTCCCTTACCTGTTCCATGACAATATAGCATAGTAACATGATCAGAAAAACAACTCAATTTGTTATAGAAAATTAAGGATACAGAAAATAATTGTGGTTATTATCTTCATGCATCATTACATTCGACCACTCTCCAAGAAAAACTTAAGTTTCTTTGTTATTCTTCTCATTCCTTTTAGGATTCAcataatagaaaaggaaaaggaagttcAACATAATCATGATTCATAAGAGTGGCAAAACATGCCAgcttcaattaagaaaataaatgaaaatgacaTGCTTACTTGCGCTGATGAGTGGCACATGTTATCCAACAGCTCATTCATAAGTCTGTTATGGAGTTTTATCTCAGCCACTGGCATCTTTTGTGGGGATATCTCTATGAGAGCAGCTGAAAGAAAAGTGTAGCGCTTCGCAACAACAGTGGTATTTACAGCTGGAGGTAAAGGTGTCATCAAACAATCCAAAATCTGTTTCCTCAGAACAGGGACTCTTGTACCGTATTTTCCTTTTCCAGTAACTGAATAGCGTATACATGCTGCCCACTCTGGAATAGATTCCACTGACTGAGAAAGAATCACAGTCTGCAACTGAACTATTATCCAGTTGTCCCATGCTCCTAAAAGACCATTGATATCAGAGTGCAACACCCCAGCAAATGCTTCAGCAGCAACACACTGCTTAGACCTTTCCTTAGCATTTGCAAACTCCTCCAGTGTTCCTTTAAGTGCTTGTAAGACAGGCATGCCACATTCTTGTATTAGGCGCTTAAAGATTCGTGCAAAGTTGGAGTAGAAAGTATCACTTCCAAATAGAGAAATCCAACTAGGAGTGCGTGGCCATGaagatgaaaaatcaaaataaaaacggGTAATTGATTTGTCTGCAAGGTTTTGGATAAAAGAATTCCCGTGACTTCCTCTGGAAGAAGTGCTATCAATATCAGTGATTACATGAACATGAGACAGGCTATTCAAAGTCTCGTTAAAGAACCCTTCTTCCTGAAAAATTTCACATAATGCCCCTTCGAGAGATGATTTGGCATTTGTCTGTAAATCCTCTAGCACTGCAGATTGATTCTCAGCAGAGAGCTTGTATGGTGACTCTTTTAATAGTGTATTTAGAGCTGAGATTGCAAGTATCCTTGTTTGAGGAAGttgactttttaaatttttaagaaagTGGCCTGAAAAGGCATCAGTAAGACAATGTCAAAGAAATTGTGAGTGAAAATCCCATTAAAATGTGGAAAGAATGCTGATGAAAAGGGCAAGGAGTCAATCACAAAGTAACAGGAAAGGTACTCACCAGCAGTTTCACTCAGGATTTTTGAAGAGAAGTTTGGAACACTCCTAGAAGCCATAGCCAACAAAAGCAGAACTCTGTTAGCCATTAGGTTGTACCTGCCAggtaaaaacaacaacaaatgaaaTGAACCAAAATCCATGACTATTTGGAGGCCAAGAGTTTAGAACAGATAGAGATGCTGCATTTCCAGTCAAAAATAGTTATATTTGCATTTCACATACTCAACCAGACAGTATTTCTAAGTCTGCCAGTACATGGGCCTTCCTCAACAGGCCAAAAATGTTCATAATAAACTTAAAGGCAATTCTGAAGGCAGCTCAGCACCTACTGCAAATATCGAGTAAACAAAGAGTGAGATTTTACCGCCAATGCAAACCAGAAGAATCAAAACTCATTGATCCAATCTGAGAAACCAAATCTGCAAAATTTGGTCCATCTATGTAATTATCTGATGTCCTGAAAATGCTTCTAGACACTCCCGGAAAGTAGATGTTGTACATAACAAAAAGCTGTTGGggcactaaaaaatattagaagtaAATTCAGAGAAACAACCCTTAAATTAATACTGATAAGAGATTTGACCTCATTAATTGCTTTCTGGGCTTTCAGTGATTCATGATGCGAGctgcaaaaacaaaaggaaaagcaGGGTAGAGTTAGTATGGCTTCACAGTTATCAAAAAACTCCAATATATAAAGGGCAAAAACAGGGAATCAAGGATCACCTTGAAAGAATcccaagaagaaaagaagataatGCTTTTGGATCCTGAAATAAAAGATGGCATATCAGAAAATTTTACTCCCAGAAATGTATTGAAACCAATTTGTTCTGAATATTACTGTTGTCAAATGCTTGAGAACTGTTTGTGTAGAAAGGACAGTACAAGAACCCAGCACTGCATATTCTGGTGAGCTGGGATTCCGCAAGTGTTCAGTAAGAGAGAGCACACATTTTGAAATCATTGATGGCCATCTCTTAATCATCTTCAGCAGAGATTTTCCAGCAAGCCTGGCAAAAGGTCAACAATGTATATCAGATATTTTTgaaactcaattgtttttccTAGTTATTTGTTTGAACTATGAAATAGCAGAAGCTATGGCATGGTACAgcctttatttaaaaatcattagcAACCCTATCACCCAAGAGAAACAAGAATATGCACAGGAAAAACCAGTTTGATCATGTAAGGATCGCAGAAGATTGAACTTACGAGCGAACAGTTTCGTAACTATGCAAAGAAAGTTTTAGCAGATCATCCATCAAAAGAATTGCATGGTCTGGTGGAGAGAAGTTCCCACTCATACGAAACAGATGATAGGATGATTGTGATGACCTCCAAGTATTATGCATGTATGCCTTGTCAATAAGAGCCCACCTAGGCCTGAATTAGATCAATAGATTAAACATTTGAATCCAGTCACCAATGCAAGGTTCAAACAACAATAAAGGGCAATCTCATGTCCAAACTActtaccttttctttccttgagAATGAGAAGACACGATAAAATTCATTGGAGGTTCTAAAATGGCAGCAGATTCCAACTTCCAAGCCTGCCTGTGATTTGACCACTCCTCATACTCCAAACTTCCTGTTTGACATAGGTTAAgggatgaaaataaacaaatcagGACACAAAAAAGGGTGATGTCTAAAATATGTGTGGAAAAAGCTACTGTGAGCATCTCAAGAGGTTAAAAGGAATTCTATTAATCTGAATGTATAGTTCATTACCAAAGTTTCCCAAAGCATCCATGATACGAACAGTGAGTATCAAGAGGATGCTGTCATCTGATTTTTCCTCTAACATATATCTGCAGCATTGTAAATATAGCAACGTTTTAGCACTTCAGACTTGCTCAATGTGGGTAAACAATATCCAGATAAAAACTAAGATTCAAAAATTACTTGCAAG from the Populus nigra chromosome 9, ddPopNigr1.1, whole genome shotgun sequence genome contains:
- the LOC133703429 gene encoding transcription factor MYB80 yields the protein MGRIPCCEKDNVKRGQWTPEEDNKLSSYIAQHGTRNWRLIPKNAGLQRCGKSCRLRWTNYLRPDLKHGQFSDAEEHTIVKLHSVVGNRWSLIAAQLPGRTDNDVKNHWNTKLKRKLSGMGIDPVTHKPFSHLMAEIATTLATPQVANLAEAALGCFKDEMLHLLTKKRIDFQLLQCNTNGVQGNTSSPYTATKHDENDDTIERIKLGFSRAMQEPGILPPNKTWDSPGATSANFAGTCAYFPSSVNAFLCGPSSFGNEVALSPWSQSMCTGSTCTAGDQQGRLHEKLDDENGEESQGGKEIRNGPSLFNTDCVLWDLPSDDLMNSIV
- the LOC133703428 gene encoding probable amino acid permease 7 — protein: MGVEEEASSFLHAPRPGIKRTGTAWTAVAHIITGVIGSGVLSLAWSMAQLGWIAGPVTMLCFALVTLVSAFLLCDCYRSPDPEFGPKRNRSYLEAVHETLGKRNALICGVLAQIGLYGTGIVYTITTAISMRAIQKSNCYHKEGHEATCEYGGSLYMLLFGVVQVVLSQIPDFHNLQWLSIVAAIMSVSYASIGFALGFAQVIANGFVKGGIAGVSAYRAADKVWNVSQALGDIAFAYPYSLILLEIQDTLKSPPSESKSMKKASTIAVVVTTFFYLCCGGFGYAAFGEKTPGNLLTGFGFYEPYWLIDLANACIVLHLVGGYQVYSQPLFAVIENWIAEKYPDNRFLNKNLTYKFPRLPGFQLNLLRLCFRTIYVVSTTMIAVMFPYFNQVIGLVGGFGFWPLTVYFPVEMYFKQKNIEAWTIKWIMLRAFSVLSFLVTAFALIGSVEGLMSARLS